From [Clostridium] symbiosum, a single genomic window includes:
- a CDS encoding TAXI family TRAP transporter solute-binding subunit: MKKSMKKLLSVALAATMVLGLSGCNDGSSQTAGTTAPAAEAAGTAAPAADGAETEAAGASAKAEPANAGLNANILFATHEVGTSNYNLSAELAKLWEENGIGTVDVQPISPGGMGAPYLFEQGKTDVSFINGAPAKWAFEEGTLGKPPVKGYKAMIGGLTNVSAVNFMTKAFMDKYNVQTVEEAIRQKLPIRIGCSPVGSMDNEVVQILLQYLGVTEDDIKSWGGDVVHGGGSDLSAMVKDGKLDFMLDHTSINSSTMTEIAMTCDVHFNQWEEATLDYFVNEKGFQRIEIPANSWKGQTEVIINAGTPDCLFVKEDLDEDVVYWMTKTMCENRDYLVSVLASIEPFDPATCWESEKVGGLELHPGAEKYFKEAGYIK; the protein is encoded by the coding sequence ATGAAAAAGAGCATGAAAAAACTGTTATCCGTAGCATTAGCAGCTACAATGGTACTGGGTCTTTCGGGATGTAACGACGGCAGCAGCCAAACGGCGGGAACGACGGCTCCGGCAGCGGAAGCGGCAGGAACGGCAGCTCCGGCGGCAGACGGCGCTGAGACGGAAGCGGCGGGGGCATCGGCAAAAGCAGAACCCGCGAACGCTGGTTTAAATGCAAATATCTTATTCGCAACACATGAAGTTGGAACCAGCAACTATAATCTGTCCGCAGAGCTTGCCAAGCTGTGGGAGGAGAACGGAATCGGCACGGTAGACGTACAGCCAATCTCCCCGGGAGGAATGGGCGCTCCTTACCTGTTTGAGCAGGGCAAGACGGATGTTTCCTTTATCAACGGCGCTCCTGCAAAATGGGCGTTTGAAGAGGGGACGCTCGGCAAACCTCCTGTAAAGGGATACAAAGCCATGATTGGCGGACTTACAAACGTGTCGGCCGTAAACTTCATGACAAAGGCATTTATGGATAAATACAATGTGCAGACAGTGGAAGAAGCCATCAGACAGAAACTTCCAATCCGCATCGGCTGCAGCCCGGTGGGTTCCATGGATAATGAAGTGGTTCAGATTTTACTTCAGTACCTGGGCGTAACGGAAGACGACATCAAATCCTGGGGCGGCGATGTAGTGCACGGCGGCGGTTCCGACCTTTCCGCAATGGTAAAAGACGGCAAGTTAGACTTTATGCTTGACCATACATCCATCAACTCTTCCACAATGACGGAAATCGCCATGACATGTGACGTTCACTTCAACCAGTGGGAAGAAGCGACACTCGACTACTTTGTAAACGAAAAAGGATTCCAGAGGATTGAAATCCCAGCCAATTCCTGGAAGGGACAGACGGAAGTGATTATCAATGCCGGAACACCCGACTGCTTATTTGTAAAAGAAGACCTCGACGAGGATGTTGTTTACTGGATGACGAAGACAATGTGTGAAAACAGGGATTACCTTGTATCCGTACTGGCCTCCATCGAACCATTCGACCCTGCAACATGCTGGGAATCCGAGAAGGTCGGCGGACTTGAGCTTCATCCGGGCGCAGAGAAATACTTTAAAGAAGCAGGATACATTAAATAA
- the pdxA gene encoding 4-hydroxythreonine-4-phosphate dehydrogenase PdxA — protein sequence MAERLILGITMGDPASIGPEITVKALAKKEIYDECRPLVIGDASVMEEAVKIVGREDIKIRAVQSAGEARYEFGTIDVYDMKLVDMTTLERGKVSAEAGDAAFQYVKKVIELAMAGEIDATVTNAFNKEAVNLAGHHYSGHTEIYAEFTGTKKYTMMLAHENLRVVHVSTHVSLREACDRVKKDRVLEVIRIAHQACKDLGIENPKVGVAGLNPHSGENGMFGREEIDEIIPAIKEAVKEGIRAEGPVPPDTVFSKARGGWYDIVVAMYHDQGHIPLKVVGFVYNEKEKKWDAVAGVNITLGLPIVRSSVDHGTAFDQAGLGIANELSLVNAIDYGVKLAKGSKEKKGE from the coding sequence ATGGCTGAGAGATTAATTCTTGGAATTACAATGGGAGACCCGGCCAGCATTGGACCGGAGATTACCGTTAAAGCCCTGGCAAAGAAAGAAATCTATGACGAGTGCCGCCCTCTTGTAATCGGTGACGCCTCCGTCATGGAGGAAGCCGTTAAGATTGTGGGGAGAGAAGATATCAAAATCCGCGCGGTGCAGTCGGCCGGAGAGGCACGGTATGAGTTTGGAACCATAGACGTCTATGATATGAAGCTGGTGGATATGACTACCCTGGAGCGCGGCAAGGTGTCCGCGGAGGCGGGAGACGCGGCGTTCCAGTATGTAAAAAAGGTGATAGAGCTGGCCATGGCCGGTGAAATAGATGCAACGGTTACGAACGCATTTAACAAAGAGGCGGTGAATCTGGCGGGCCATCATTATTCCGGCCACACCGAAATCTATGCGGAGTTCACCGGAACAAAAAAATATACGATGATGCTGGCCCACGAGAATTTGAGAGTGGTCCACGTATCCACCCATGTTTCGCTCAGGGAAGCCTGCGACAGGGTAAAAAAAGACAGGGTGCTGGAAGTGATAAGGATCGCCCACCAGGCCTGTAAAGACCTGGGAATTGAGAATCCCAAAGTAGGGGTGGCGGGCCTCAACCCGCACAGCGGCGAGAACGGAATGTTCGGCCGCGAGGAGATTGATGAAATCATACCGGCCATCAAAGAAGCGGTGAAAGAGGGAATCCGGGCGGAAGGCCCCGTGCCTCCGGACACAGTCTTTTCCAAAGCGAGAGGCGGATGGTATGATATCGTAGTGGCTATGTACCACGACCAGGGACATATCCCGTTAAAGGTTGTCGGTTTTGTTTATAACGAAAAAGAAAAAAAATGGGATGCGGTTGCAGGGGTCAACATCACGTTGGGACTTCCGATTGTGAGGTCATCCGTAGACCATGGGACTGCCTTTGATCAGGCGGGTCTCGGCATAGCAAATGAACTCAGCCTGGTAAACGCCATTGACTACGGCGTAAAACTGGCAAAGGGCAGTAAGGAAAAAAAAGGAGAATAG
- the dapA gene encoding 4-hydroxy-tetrahydrodipicolinate synthase — MKKVEIKGIIPPIVTPMNEDESINGQELRNQVNRQIKGGVHGLFPFGTNGEGYILNEKEKEEVLSIVIDETKGRVPVYAGTGCISTKDTIRQSQMAKSLGADVLSIITPSFAAASQNELYDHYKAVAEAVDMPIVLYNIPARTGNALAPATVARLSKIENIVGAKDSSGNFDNMLQYIEQTRDRGDFAVLSGNDSLILWNLLAGGTGGIAGCANVFPEVMASIYNYFVAGDLENARKAQDSIRSFRGCFKYGNPNTIVKTAVNLLGYPVGKCRAPFNQVPEEGIEALKKVLAENHEKGMC; from the coding sequence ATGAAGAAGGTAGAGATTAAAGGAATTATCCCGCCAATCGTGACGCCGATGAACGAAGACGAGTCCATCAACGGACAGGAGCTGCGCAATCAGGTAAACCGGCAGATTAAAGGCGGCGTACACGGCCTGTTCCCATTCGGAACCAACGGTGAGGGCTACATATTAAACGAGAAGGAAAAAGAGGAAGTTTTGAGTATCGTGATCGATGAGACGAAGGGCCGTGTCCCGGTCTATGCGGGAACGGGCTGCATCAGCACAAAGGATACCATCAGACAGTCACAGATGGCAAAATCCCTGGGAGCGGATGTACTCTCCATCATCACACCGTCGTTTGCGGCGGCTTCCCAGAATGAACTTTACGATCACTATAAGGCGGTGGCCGAGGCCGTGGATATGCCGATTGTATTATATAACATCCCGGCCAGGACGGGAAACGCCCTGGCTCCGGCAACCGTGGCAAGGCTCAGTAAAATAGAAAATATCGTGGGAGCCAAGGACAGCTCCGGCAACTTTGACAATATGCTCCAGTATATCGAGCAGACAAGGGACCGCGGCGACTTCGCAGTGCTTTCCGGCAACGATTCCCTGATTCTATGGAACCTCCTGGCGGGAGGAACCGGCGGCATCGCAGGCTGCGCGAACGTATTTCCGGAGGTTATGGCCTCCATCTACAATTACTTTGTGGCAGGCGACCTGGAGAACGCAAGAAAGGCACAGGACAGCATCCGCTCCTTTCGGGGATGTTTCAAATACGGTAACCCCAACACCATCGTAAAGACGGCGGTAAACCTGCTGGGATATCCGGTGGGAAAATGCCGCGCCCCGTTTAACCAGGTTCCGGAAGAAGGAATCGAAGCTCTTAAGAAGGTCCTGGCCGAAAACCACGAAAAGGGAATGTGCTGA
- a CDS encoding iron-containing alcohol dehydrogenase translates to MLTQYTLKMPHAVYSGENALNHMAALIGADTKKIAVFTDKGIIGAGLLRLPLEKIKETGKEFVIFDDLAAEPTYGQVQAVVDGFKKSGADFIIAVGGGSVMDTAKLASVLATDEYGVKELLDNPGMAGKCVKTLMIPTTAGTGAEATPNAIVAVPEKELKVGIVNDNMIADYVILDAVMIKELPRKIAASTGVDALCHAVECFTSNKKNPFSDIFALQAFEMIMKNIEKACDDPEALEEKNNMLIASFYAGVAITASGTTAVHALSYPLGGKYHIPHGVSNAILLAPVMKFNEPVCRELFAEAYDRLAPDAGAKTAGEKSAWVVNRMNEIVEHLNIPKSLKEFGIGDEDLDTLVLAGMDVQRLLVNNMRTVTAEDARKLYLEIM, encoded by the coding sequence ATGTTAACACAGTATACGCTTAAAATGCCGCACGCAGTGTACAGCGGTGAGAATGCCTTAAATCATATGGCCGCCCTCATCGGCGCCGATACAAAGAAAATCGCCGTATTTACCGATAAAGGAATTATCGGGGCGGGGCTTCTCAGGCTGCCGCTTGAAAAAATCAAAGAAACCGGCAAAGAGTTTGTGATTTTTGACGATCTGGCGGCGGAACCGACCTACGGACAGGTTCAGGCGGTTGTAGACGGGTTTAAAAAATCAGGAGCCGACTTTATCATAGCGGTCGGCGGAGGCAGTGTGATGGACACGGCCAAGCTGGCTTCCGTACTGGCAACCGATGAGTACGGTGTAAAAGAACTTCTCGACAACCCGGGAATGGCCGGGAAATGCGTAAAGACCCTGATGATACCGACCACGGCCGGCACAGGGGCGGAGGCTACGCCGAACGCCATCGTGGCGGTGCCGGAGAAAGAGCTGAAGGTTGGAATAGTCAATGATAATATGATTGCCGATTACGTCATCCTGGACGCGGTTATGATTAAGGAGCTGCCGAGAAAGATTGCAGCCTCCACCGGAGTGGACGCCCTGTGTCATGCAGTCGAATGTTTTACTTCAAATAAGAAGAACCCGTTCAGCGATATTTTCGCTCTGCAGGCATTCGAAATGATTATGAAGAACATCGAAAAAGCCTGCGATGACCCGGAAGCGCTGGAGGAGAAGAACAACATGCTGATTGCATCCTTCTACGCGGGAGTCGCCATCACGGCGTCGGGAACCACGGCGGTCCATGCGCTTTCCTATCCGTTAGGCGGCAAATACCACATTCCCCACGGCGTTTCCAATGCAATCCTGCTGGCCCCTGTCATGAAGTTCAACGAACCGGTCTGCCGGGAGCTTTTTGCGGAGGCATACGACAGACTTGCACCGGATGCCGGTGCAAAGACGGCCGGAGAAAAATCGGCGTGGGTCGTAAACAGGATGAATGAGATTGTGGAGCACTTAAACATCCCGAAGAGCCTGAAGGAATTCGGCATTGGAGATGAGGACCTGGATACCCTGGTTTTAGCGGGAATGGACGTTCAGAGGCTCCTTGTCAACAATATGAGAACGGTAACGGCGGAGGACGCCAGGAAATTATATCTTGAAATTATGTAG
- a CDS encoding four-carbon acid sugar kinase family protein gives MVKLLIIADDFTGALDTGVQFAAGGAETRVVTNTEYNFDSVDGQVQVLVLDAETRHLGREEAYQVVFHITERAYKSGIPFIYKKTDSALRGNVGSELKAVLDATRQTSLQFLPAFPKMNRVTRNGIHYIDGIPVHESVFGKDPFEPVLYSGIPEIIGKDVPSTVVRNMNDWSRVPGIMIYDTSTEEEMREQGKFLMEKDELHIMAGCAGFAGVLPSLLGLKGSGQRKVVMNGNFLVACGSVNPITRKQLDYAEKHGFKRIRMTPEQKLKAGYYQTPEGKAALLHWKDICSRNACSIIDTNDLPGQNETLQYAKEQGITMEELRVRISSTLGYVVKELIQMGLDTTLLITGGDCLTGFMKHIGRDEIAPVREMAPGTVLSGIEIGDKTFAVISKSGGFGSSTLMSDLAGIITGNAEEAGRDKKEEKKYVNTVYA, from the coding sequence ATGGTGAAATTACTGATAATCGCAGATGATTTCACGGGCGCACTGGATACAGGAGTACAGTTCGCGGCAGGTGGAGCAGAGACAAGAGTAGTGACCAATACGGAATATAATTTCGACAGCGTGGACGGGCAGGTACAGGTTCTGGTTCTGGATGCCGAGACAAGGCATCTGGGCCGGGAAGAGGCCTATCAGGTTGTTTTCCATATTACAGAAAGAGCATATAAGAGCGGGATTCCATTTATATACAAGAAGACAGATTCTGCACTCAGAGGAAACGTTGGAAGCGAACTCAAAGCAGTTCTCGATGCCACCAGGCAGACCTCCCTCCAATTTCTTCCCGCGTTTCCGAAAATGAACCGGGTGACCAGAAATGGAATCCACTATATCGACGGGATTCCGGTTCACGAGAGTGTATTTGGAAAGGATCCGTTTGAGCCGGTTCTGTATTCGGGCATACCGGAGATTATCGGAAAAGATGTTCCCTCCACGGTGGTGCGGAACATGAATGATTGGAGCAGGGTTCCGGGGATCATGATATATGATACTTCCACTGAGGAGGAGATGAGAGAGCAGGGAAAATTCCTGATGGAGAAAGACGAACTTCACATCATGGCCGGATGCGCCGGTTTTGCGGGGGTTCTCCCCTCGCTGCTGGGACTGAAAGGCAGCGGGCAGAGGAAGGTGGTAATGAACGGAAACTTTCTCGTCGCATGCGGAAGTGTGAACCCAATCACCAGAAAGCAGCTTGATTACGCCGAGAAACACGGTTTTAAGAGAATCAGGATGACGCCGGAGCAGAAGCTGAAAGCCGGATATTATCAGACGCCGGAAGGAAAAGCAGCGCTTTTGCACTGGAAAGACATCTGCAGCCGGAACGCCTGCAGCATCATAGACACCAACGACCTGCCGGGGCAGAATGAAACACTTCAATATGCAAAAGAGCAGGGGATTACGATGGAGGAGCTGAGAGTCAGGATTTCATCCACCCTGGGATATGTGGTGAAGGAACTGATTCAGATGGGGCTCGATACCACGCTTTTAATAACGGGAGGCGACTGCCTGACCGGTTTTATGAAACACATCGGCCGCGATGAGATCGCGCCTGTGCGCGAGATGGCGCCGGGAACGGTGCTTTCGGGCATTGAGATAGGAGACAAAACATTTGCAGTCATATCCAAGTCGGGAGGATTCGGAAGCAGCACCCTGATGTCGGATTTAGCCGGAATTATCACGGGAAACGCGGAAGAGGCAGGACGGGATAAGAAAGAGGAGAAAAAGTATGTTAACACAGTATACGCTTAA
- a CDS encoding PrpR N-terminal domain-containing protein, translating to MNQGKIRILGIAPYEGMKSIMQKLAKERDDIDLNVFVGDLHKGAEIAQKNFHEDFDIIISRGGTAELIGAITPLPVIEIALSVYDILRAIKMAENFSSRYAIVGFPGITSSAQLLCDLLQYKVEICTIHSGDEVQDVLLSLKKKGYRMVLCDMIANTTAKKLGLNAILITSGNESIGNAFDQAVKLCRSHSLLREENKFLQNVIHKDSHETVVFNEKEEVFFSTLEAGADTPIIDVLRREIPAALTVDTHRSFKNIGGTLYSITSRQIPFYGRAYVVFYFSSNKVPFASSKYGVQYLSKNDVENTFYNSFYNVTGAIGGLQATVEQMTQTDFPIMIIGEEGTGKERVAGAIYTQSPLQHNPMVVINFAMMNDKSWTFLTNHYNSPFNDNNNTIYLKNVDSLPEDRHRQLLSLIVDMNLARRNRLLFSCVCGRDGIIPKQCMEFVNMLSCLTIHLPPLRERKEEIPVLANLSLSSLNISLAKEILGLETGAMELLAAYDWPCNYTQFKRILSELTAVTTTPYILETTVARCLEQERSTESDMARGPSSSPLLGLSLNRTLDEINHDIIHAVLEEMGGNQSAAAKRLGISRTTLWRLLKE from the coding sequence ATGAACCAGGGAAAGATCAGGATACTCGGAATTGCGCCATATGAAGGCATGAAGTCCATCATGCAAAAACTGGCCAAAGAGCGCGACGACATTGATTTAAATGTATTTGTCGGCGATCTCCACAAGGGCGCGGAAATCGCCCAGAAGAATTTCCATGAAGATTTTGACATTATCATCTCGCGCGGCGGCACGGCGGAACTGATCGGGGCAATCACACCTCTGCCGGTCATTGAGATCGCACTCTCAGTCTACGACATCCTGCGTGCAATCAAGATGGCGGAGAACTTTTCTTCCCGCTATGCAATCGTCGGTTTCCCCGGCATCACAAGCAGCGCCCAGCTTCTCTGCGACCTTCTCCAGTATAAAGTGGAAATCTGCACGATACACAGCGGGGATGAGGTCCAGGACGTCCTGTTATCTCTTAAGAAGAAGGGCTACCGCATGGTGCTCTGTGATATGATCGCAAACACGACGGCTAAAAAGCTTGGATTAAATGCAATCTTAATCACTTCCGGCAACGAAAGCATCGGCAATGCCTTCGATCAGGCGGTAAAACTATGCAGGAGCCACTCCCTCCTGCGGGAGGAGAATAAATTCCTTCAGAATGTCATTCACAAGGACAGCCATGAAACCGTCGTCTTTAATGAAAAGGAGGAGGTATTTTTCTCCACGCTGGAGGCGGGCGCCGATACGCCTATCATCGATGTGCTGAGACGTGAAATCCCTGCTGCACTCACCGTCGACACACACCGCTCGTTTAAAAATATCGGCGGCACGCTGTACTCCATCACCAGCCGTCAGATCCCGTTTTACGGAAGGGCTTACGTGGTCTTTTACTTTTCCTCCAATAAGGTGCCATTTGCAAGCAGCAAGTACGGTGTTCAGTATCTTAGTAAAAATGACGTTGAGAATACATTTTACAACAGTTTTTATAATGTAACCGGAGCCATCGGGGGACTTCAGGCCACGGTGGAACAGATGACCCAGACCGATTTTCCCATTATGATCATCGGCGAGGAGGGGACGGGTAAGGAGCGCGTGGCCGGAGCCATCTACACCCAGAGCCCGCTTCAGCACAATCCCATGGTCGTCATCAATTTTGCAATGATGAACGACAAGAGCTGGACCTTCCTGACAAACCACTATAACTCTCCCTTCAATGATAACAACAATACCATTTACCTGAAAAATGTGGACTCGCTCCCGGAGGATCGCCACCGGCAGTTACTCTCCCTCATCGTGGATATGAACCTGGCGCGCCGCAACCGCCTTCTCTTTTCCTGCGTGTGCGGCAGGGACGGCATTATTCCTAAGCAGTGCATGGAATTTGTCAATATGCTTTCCTGCCTGACCATCCACCTGCCCCCGCTGCGGGAACGCAAGGAAGAAATCCCGGTTCTCGCCAATCTTTCGCTGAGCTCTTTAAATATCAGCCTGGCCAAAGAGATCCTGGGACTGGAAACAGGAGCCATGGAACTTCTGGCCGCTTATGACTGGCCCTGCAATTACACTCAGTTCAAAAGGATTTTAAGCGAACTGACGGCAGTCACCACGACCCCGTATATCCTGGAAACCACCGTTGCAAGATGCCTGGAACAGGAGCGCAGTACCGAATCAGACATGGCTCGCGGCCCATCTTCCTCACCTCTTCTGGGACTTAGCCTGAACCGGACGCTGGACGAGATAAACCATGACATTATCCACGCCGTTCTGGAGGAAATGGGCGGCAACCAGAGCGCAGCGGCAAAGAGACTTGGAATCAGCAGAACTACACTTTGGAGACTGTTAAAGGAATAA
- a CDS encoding (Fe-S)-binding protein — protein MKEYIIPSIKISDINMEKCYFNPGCALSVYKPSSEHKLLDILNRYFGPVQMHNICCHHDPGLPQGSTIINNCAGCDRRFRSLYEGIQTISLWEVLDSIEDLPLPDYAGLTLSVHDSCSYRPKPQVHAAVRSLLGKMNIKVIDSEFSGTKSICCGDTFYPRLPIEKVTELQKKRAAQMPCQDVAVYCVSCIKSMAIGGKTPHHMADLVLGEETELQEMRIDVYHNTLEEYIACH, from the coding sequence ATGAAAGAATATATCATACCCAGTATTAAAATATCGGATATCAATATGGAAAAATGTTATTTTAACCCCGGATGTGCGCTCAGTGTTTATAAGCCGTCCTCCGAGCACAAACTCCTGGACATTTTAAACCGCTACTTCGGACCGGTGCAGATGCACAATATCTGCTGCCACCACGATCCGGGACTGCCCCAGGGTTCCACCATCATCAACAACTGCGCCGGCTGCGACAGGAGGTTCCGTTCCCTGTATGAGGGGATTCAGACCATCTCCCTGTGGGAGGTGCTGGACAGCATAGAAGATCTGCCTCTTCCGGATTATGCCGGGCTGACGCTCTCGGTCCATGATTCCTGCTCCTACCGCCCGAAGCCACAGGTCCATGCCGCGGTGCGGAGCCTTCTCGGAAAGATGAATATTAAGGTCATTGATTCGGAGTTCAGCGGCACAAAGTCCATCTGCTGCGGAGACACCTTCTACCCGCGTCTTCCGATTGAGAAGGTGACGGAACTTCAGAAAAAACGCGCTGCCCAGATGCCCTGCCAGGACGTCGCCGTATACTGCGTCTCCTGTATCAAATCCATGGCAATCGGCGGAAAAACGCCGCATCACATGGCCGATCTTGTCCTGGGCGAGGAGACCGAGCTGCAGGAAATGAGAATCGATGTTTATCATAATACGCTGGAGGAATATATTGCCTGTCATTAG